One genomic window of uncultured Campylobacter sp. includes the following:
- a CDS encoding amidohydrolase translates to MDAIAQKVEALKGEMIGDRRFFHSHPETGWFTFFTTAVIADRMQRLGYEIKLGREVVKAEARQGVGSKDACEKAKQRAKELLNADQIKFLDAMEDGLTGLVAEIDTGRAGKTVAFRFDIDGVDVTESTDADHRPFKEGFRSDISGITHACGHDGHITMGLALAKLIAQSLDDFSGKFRFIFQTAEEGTRGAVGMEAAGVTKGVDYLLGGHIGFQANTMRGIICGTKKLLATTKFDVSLKGKSAHAAGAPQNGANALLAAAEMALDMHGITRHADGVTRINVGVLRAGEGRNVIAPNGYLACETRGESTELNEFMKAKCMDIVEGVSKIYGVSYDVQVTGGTAGGDSDEDSTQLYEDAAKASPFIDNDKIVRELSFGACEDFAHFMRSVQDAGGKSGYLMIGTTLVAGHHNAKFDFDEDSLLAGVDVYLRCAYKLNGKA, encoded by the coding sequence ATGGATGCTATCGCACAAAAAGTAGAGGCGCTCAAAGGCGAGATGATCGGGGATCGCAGGTTTTTTCACTCGCATCCCGAGACGGGCTGGTTTACCTTTTTTACGACCGCGGTTATCGCAGATCGAATGCAGCGCTTGGGCTATGAGATAAAGCTCGGTCGCGAGGTGGTAAAGGCGGAAGCCAGGCAGGGCGTAGGTAGCAAGGATGCCTGCGAGAAGGCGAAGCAGCGCGCCAAAGAGCTGCTAAACGCAGATCAGATAAAATTTCTTGATGCGATGGAGGATGGCCTAACGGGTCTTGTAGCCGAAATAGACACAGGGCGCGCGGGCAAGACGGTCGCTTTTAGATTTGACATAGACGGCGTGGACGTGACCGAGAGCACGGACGCGGATCATCGCCCTTTTAAGGAGGGCTTTCGCTCCGACATCAGCGGCATCACGCACGCGTGCGGGCACGACGGGCATATCACGATGGGGCTTGCTTTAGCAAAGCTGATCGCGCAGAGCCTAGACGATTTTAGCGGTAAATTTAGATTTATCTTCCAAACCGCCGAGGAGGGCACCAGAGGCGCCGTAGGCATGGAAGCTGCGGGCGTTACCAAGGGCGTAGATTATCTGCTGGGCGGTCATATCGGCTTTCAGGCAAACACGATGAGAGGCATCATCTGCGGTACCAAAAAGCTACTTGCGACCACTAAATTTGACGTAAGCTTAAAAGGTAAGTCCGCTCACGCAGCGGGCGCGCCGCAAAACGGAGCCAATGCTCTGCTCGCGGCAGCCGAGATGGCGCTTGATATGCACGGCATCACGAGGCACGCAGACGGCGTCACGCGTATCAACGTCGGCGTGCTGCGCGCGGGCGAAGGACGCAACGTCATCGCGCCTAACGGCTATCTTGCGTGCGAGACTCGCGGCGAGAGCACGGAACTGAATGAGTTTATGAAGGCCAAATGCATGGACATAGTGGAGGGCGTTTCTAAAATTTACGGCGTCAGCTACGACGTGCAGGTTACGGGCGGTACCGCGGGCGGCGACAGCGACGAGGATAGCACGCAGCTTTACGAGGATGCGGCAAAGGCGTCGCCGTTTATCGATAACGACAAGATCGTAAGGGAGCTAAGCTTCGGTGCATGCGAGGACTTCGCGCATTTTATGCGCTCGGTGCAAGATGCGGGCGGTAAGAGCGGATATCTGATGATCGGCACGACGCTTGTGGCGGGACATCACAACGCCAAATTTGACTTCGACGAGGACTCGCTGCTTGCTGGGGTAGACGTGTATCTGCGCTGCGCGTATAAGCTAAACGGCAAAGCTTAA
- the dcuC gene encoding C4-dicarboxylate transporter DcuC has product MQTFRLLLALAGIVAVVALLIMKKDTKTVLIGVGLVLCVLCLKPLDGLGAFTSYMTKAGLIKAICASMGFAFVMKFTECDRALVNLLTRPLGNIGFLLIPIVVALTYFINIAIPSAAGCSAAVGATLIPVMMAAGVKPEMAGAAVFAGTFGSVLSPGSAHNVFVADMVKAHNPSYTVQDVIGVQFSSAITALIVVLIVMSITAIVCKDYTKGVNYLAQKEGGVNSVASNSADGSNLDAQPQKINVLYALMPLVPLVILVIGGTSLNQVSFLKWTKMGVAEAMLLGAILTIAVTLTDPQKITKEFFKGMGSAYAEIIGIIIAAGVFVAGLSACGAIDFVIEWLKNEQGYVKFGGTFVPFFMGIVTGSGDAASMAFNTAVTVHADALGFEQDKLGMAVAISGALGRSASPIAGACIVCAGLAMVSPIQIAKRTALGMFLSVCVIAFVIL; this is encoded by the coding sequence GTGCAGACGTTTAGGTTACTTTTGGCGCTTGCGGGCATCGTCGCAGTCGTCGCTTTACTGATCATGAAAAAGGACACCAAAACCGTGCTTATCGGCGTGGGTTTGGTGCTGTGTGTGCTTTGTCTAAAGCCGCTGGACGGGCTGGGCGCCTTTACCTCGTATATGACTAAAGCAGGTCTTATTAAGGCGATCTGCGCCAGTATGGGTTTTGCCTTCGTGATGAAATTTACCGAATGCGACCGCGCTCTTGTAAATTTACTAACCAGACCTCTTGGAAATATCGGATTTTTATTGATCCCTATCGTCGTGGCGCTTACATATTTTATCAATATCGCTATCCCCTCCGCTGCGGGCTGCTCGGCTGCGGTCGGCGCTACGCTGATCCCTGTGATGATGGCTGCGGGCGTTAAACCAGAGATGGCGGGAGCTGCGGTATTTGCGGGCACTTTCGGTAGCGTTTTAAGCCCGGGCTCGGCGCACAACGTATTTGTCGCCGATATGGTAAAGGCGCACAACCCATCCTATACGGTTCAAGACGTCATCGGGGTGCAGTTTTCTAGCGCGATTACCGCTTTGATCGTGGTTTTGATCGTAATGAGTATAACGGCGATAGTTTGCAAAGACTACACCAAGGGGGTGAATTATCTCGCACAAAAGGAGGGCGGCGTAAATTCCGTTGCGTCAAATTCCGCCGACGGTTCAAATTTAGACGCGCAGCCTCAAAAGATAAACGTCTTATACGCGCTTATGCCGTTAGTGCCGCTAGTGATCTTGGTAATCGGCGGCACGAGTCTAAATCAGGTCTCTTTCCTAAAATGGACGAAGATGGGCGTCGCCGAAGCGATGCTACTGGGCGCTATCCTCACCATCGCCGTTACTCTAACCGATCCTCAAAAAATTACGAAGGAATTTTTCAAAGGCATGGGTAGCGCGTATGCCGAGATCATAGGTATCATCATCGCTGCGGGCGTCTTCGTCGCGGGTCTTAGCGCGTGCGGAGCGATAGATTTCGTAATTGAGTGGCTTAAAAACGAGCAGGGCTACGTAAAATTCGGTGGAACCTTCGTGCCGTTTTTTATGGGCATCGTAACGGGCTCGGGAGATGCGGCGTCGATGGCGTTTAACACCGCCGTGACCGTGCACGCCGACGCGCTGGGTTTTGAGCAAGATAAGCTCGGTATGGCGGTTGCGATAAGCGGCGCGCTAGGCAGGAGCGCATCGCCGATCGCGGGCGCTTGTATCGTTTGCGCGGGACTTGCGATGGTAAGCCCTATTCAGATCGCTAAAAGAACGGCTTTGGGTATGTTTCTTTCCGTCTGCGTCATCGCATTTGTCATTTTGTAA
- a CDS encoding SapC family protein, producing MTPVVLDSVKHADLKYHADAFPTEPFVPVIAPEIPFCADNLVIVFTIEKEPKMVALLGRTKNVLIDKNYKGTVPSSVQNYPFFLAQIGEQTAICFDKDAQQIKGDGEALFKDGRPTPFLQNLKEVMKNYADLDMRTRVAAAEFQKAGILEAKELGINSSGKESSLLNGFSVVNREKLLKLSDKKLADFARRGYLELAYFHLKSLANFQRLGDKIMQLDPPTAQKEAKK from the coding sequence ATGACCCCAGTCGTATTAGATAGCGTTAAACACGCGGATTTGAAATATCACGCAGACGCATTTCCTACCGAGCCTTTCGTGCCGGTGATCGCGCCGGAGATCCCGTTTTGCGCGGACAACCTCGTTATCGTATTTACCATCGAAAAAGAGCCCAAAATGGTGGCGCTGCTAGGGCGCACCAAAAACGTCCTAATTGATAAGAATTATAAAGGAACGGTGCCTTCTTCGGTGCAGAATTATCCGTTTTTCCTAGCCCAGATCGGCGAACAGACCGCGATCTGCTTCGATAAAGACGCACAGCAGATCAAGGGCGACGGAGAGGCGCTTTTTAAAGACGGTAGGCCGACGCCGTTTTTACAAAATTTAAAAGAGGTGATGAAAAATTACGCCGATTTAGATATGCGCACGCGCGTTGCAGCGGCGGAATTTCAAAAGGCGGGGATTTTAGAAGCCAAGGAGCTCGGTATCAACTCTAGCGGCAAGGAATCGTCTCTGCTGAACGGCTTTTCGGTCGTAAATCGCGAAAAGCTTTTGAAGTTAAGCGATAAAAAGCTTGCGGATTTCGCGCGCCGCGGATATCTGGAGCTAGCGTATTTCCACCTAAAAAGCCTTGCAAATTTTCAGCGCTTAGGCGATAAGATCATGCAGCTCGATCCGCCGACCGCGCAGAAAGAAGCGAAAAAATAG
- the pepE gene encoding dipeptidase PepE produces the protein MKRALLLSASSYKDSGYLNHCKGWIREFLGRLWEDEILFIPFAGVRRTSEQYEQKVADCLESNNIRSIHRFADMKAAVKNAKSICIGGGNTFVLLNELYKFDLLGAIKDAVDSGTPYFGWSAGANVAGKTMMTTNDMPIVFPPSPVALGIFPHQINPHFISGKISNHNGESREERLEEFLIVNQNDSVYAMPEGSAFLINGNECEVMGHADVLKFEYKKEISRIAVGSKFKI, from the coding sequence ATGAAAAGAGCATTACTTCTAAGCGCTTCTAGTTACAAAGACAGTGGCTATCTGAACCACTGCAAGGGGTGGATAAGGGAATTTTTAGGCAGGTTATGGGAGGATGAAATTTTATTCATTCCGTTTGCGGGCGTTAGGCGCACAAGCGAGCAATACGAGCAGAAGGTCGCAGACTGCCTAGAGAGCAACAATATCAGATCGATCCATCGATTCGCCGATATGAAAGCCGCCGTTAAAAATGCCAAATCGATCTGCATCGGCGGCGGCAATACCTTCGTGCTGCTAAACGAGCTTTATAAATTTGATCTTTTAGGCGCGATCAAAGACGCCGTAGATAGCGGTACGCCGTATTTCGGCTGGTCTGCCGGCGCAAACGTCGCGGGCAAGACGATGATGACTACCAACGACATGCCGATCGTCTTCCCGCCTTCGCCGGTGGCTCTGGGGATCTTTCCGCATCAGATCAATCCACACTTCATAAGCGGTAAAATTTCAAACCACAACGGCGAGAGTAGGGAGGAGCGGCTGGAGGAGTTTTTGATCGTCAATCAAAACGACAGCGTCTATGCTATGCCCGAGGGCAGCGCGTTTTTGATAAACGGAAACGAGTGCGAAGTGATGGGGCATGCGGACGTGCTGAAATTCGAGTATAAAAAAGAGATCTCGCGCATCGCCGTGGGAAGTAAATTTAAAATTTAA
- the pepT gene encoding peptidase T codes for MDIVQRFLNYTKINTTTNRVAGAAGIMPSNPKELELAELIKGELEALGIKNISLSERSILITKIPSNLDAPAPRVAFFAHLDTSAEQSGDTKAQIVRYEGGDICLNKELEIYLKESENEELQDYKGDEIIVTDGTSLLGADDKAAIAAIVNALEFFVQNPQIKHGEIIACFVPDEEQGLLGAKALDVSEIGADFGYCLDCCGIGEFIYENWNAGDCVVTFKGQSAHPMNAKGKLVNSLLLAHKFISLLPAGEAPEYTDGKEGYFWVKELSGNSAKTVLKIDVREFDEKRYEQRMEFLQKTADGLRAIWGDRIEISLNDRYKNVYNFLKNDDAPAIRFAKQAFKSLNIEPKIKPMRGGYDGAVISAKGLPCPNLFTGGHNFHSIYEYLPVGSLKAASEVVKQIITLAAKETRA; via the coding sequence GTGGATATCGTGCAGAGGTTTTTAAACTACACTAAGATCAACACCACCACGAATAGAGTCGCGGGCGCAGCGGGCATAATGCCCTCAAACCCCAAGGAGCTTGAGCTCGCAGAACTCATAAAAGGCGAGCTCGAAGCTCTGGGCATAAAAAATATCAGCCTTAGCGAGAGGTCGATTTTGATCACTAAAATTCCCTCAAATTTAGACGCGCCCGCTCCGCGAGTAGCATTTTTCGCCCACCTTGATACCAGTGCCGAGCAGAGCGGCGACACCAAAGCTCAGATCGTAAGATACGAAGGCGGCGATATCTGCCTAAATAAAGAGCTAGAGATCTATCTTAAAGAGAGCGAAAATGAGGAGCTGCAGGATTACAAAGGAGACGAGATCATCGTAACGGACGGCACCAGCTTGCTAGGTGCCGACGATAAGGCGGCGATCGCCGCAATCGTAAATGCGCTGGAATTTTTCGTCCAAAATCCGCAGATCAAGCACGGCGAAATAATCGCTTGCTTCGTGCCGGACGAGGAGCAGGGCTTGCTAGGCGCAAAGGCGCTTGATGTAAGCGAGATAGGCGCGGATTTTGGCTACTGCCTTGATTGCTGCGGCATCGGCGAGTTTATCTACGAGAACTGGAACGCGGGCGATTGCGTCGTTACCTTCAAAGGCCAGTCCGCTCATCCGATGAACGCCAAGGGCAAGCTTGTAAATTCCTTGCTTTTGGCGCACAAGTTTATCTCGCTGCTGCCCGCAGGCGAGGCGCCCGAATACACCGATGGCAAGGAGGGCTATTTTTGGGTCAAGGAGCTTAGCGGCAACAGCGCAAAGACCGTCCTAAAGATCGACGTGAGGGAATTTGACGAGAAAAGATACGAGCAGCGTATGGAATTTTTGCAAAAAACTGCGGACGGGCTTCGCGCGATCTGGGGCGATCGGATCGAAATTTCGCTAAACGACCGCTACAAAAACGTCTATAACTTTTTGAAAAACGACGATGCACCTGCGATACGCTTTGCGAAGCAGGCTTTTAAAAGCCTAAACATCGAGCCCAAGATCAAGCCTATGCGAGGCGGCTACGACGGCGCCGTCATCTCCGCAAAGGGGCTGCCGTGCCCGAACCTCTTCACCGGCGGGCATAATTTCCACTCGATCTACGAATACCTGCCCGTAGGCTCTTTAAAAGCGGCGAGCGAGGTGGTTAAGCAGATCATAACGTTAGCGGCAAAAGAGACGCGAGCTTAG